One genomic region from Alteromonas pelagimontana encodes:
- a CDS encoding aspartate aminotransferase family protein — protein sequence MNVTRATFDEVMVPNYNPASMVPVRGVGSRVWDQDGAEYVDFAGGIAVNVLGHCHPALVEALQDQGNKLWHLSNVYTNEPALRLAKKMTEATFAERVYFANSGAEANEAALKLARRVALEKYGEEKSQIIAFNKGFHGRTFFTVTVGGQAAYSDGFGPKPGAIDHCDYNDLAAFEALISDKTCAVMMEPLQGEGGIISPDPAFVKGVRELCDKHNALLIFDEVQSGVGRTGHLYAYMGLDVTPDILTTAKALGGGFPIGAMLTTADIASHLKPGTHGSTYGGNPLACAVAERAFDVVNDAAVLRGVTDKEKLFRELLDEINSKYNVFTEVRGKGLLLGCALNEEYAGRSRDFLNAATNEKLMCLVAGVNVVRFAPSLIIPEQDIREGLARFERAVAAVVNAK from the coding sequence ATGAATGTCACTCGCGCAACGTTTGATGAGGTCATGGTTCCGAATTATAACCCGGCCAGTATGGTGCCGGTTCGTGGAGTTGGTTCTCGTGTTTGGGACCAGGACGGCGCAGAATATGTCGATTTTGCTGGCGGTATTGCAGTAAACGTATTAGGTCACTGCCATCCGGCGCTGGTTGAGGCACTGCAAGATCAGGGTAATAAGCTCTGGCATTTAAGCAACGTGTATACCAATGAACCGGCTTTACGTCTGGCAAAAAAAATGACCGAGGCTACCTTCGCCGAGCGTGTTTACTTTGCGAACTCCGGTGCAGAAGCCAATGAAGCCGCGCTGAAATTAGCACGCCGTGTTGCGCTGGAAAAATATGGTGAAGAAAAAAGCCAGATCATCGCTTTCAACAAAGGTTTCCACGGCCGCACCTTTTTCACCGTTACCGTTGGCGGGCAGGCGGCTTATTCTGATGGTTTTGGACCAAAGCCAGGGGCGATCGATCACTGCGACTACAACGATTTAGCTGCCTTTGAAGCTTTAATTTCAGATAAAACCTGCGCCGTTATGATGGAACCATTACAAGGAGAAGGTGGAATTATTTCTCCTGATCCTGCGTTTGTAAAAGGCGTGCGCGAGCTTTGTGACAAGCATAATGCGTTACTGATTTTTGACGAAGTACAATCCGGTGTAGGTCGAACAGGCCATCTTTACGCCTATATGGGTTTGGACGTCACGCCTGACATCCTGACGACGGCTAAAGCATTAGGTGGCGGTTTCCCCATTGGTGCTATGCTGACCACAGCTGACATTGCTTCTCACCTGAAACCTGGGACTCACGGTAGCACCTATGGCGGCAATCCGTTGGCTTGTGCAGTAGCAGAACGTGCTTTTGATGTAGTTAATGATGCTGCCGTACTAAGAGGTGTCACTGATAAAGAAAAGCTGTTCCGCGAATTGCTGGATGAGATCAACAGTAAATATAATGTATTTACTGAAGTCCGCGGTAAAGGTTTGCTTTTAGGATGTGCGTTAAACGAAGAATATGCAGGCCGGTCGCGTGATTTTCTTAATGCCGCGACTAACGAAAAACTAATGTGCCTTGTCGCTGGCGTGAATGTGGTGCGTTTCGCACCTTCTTTAATCATTCCAGAGCAAGATATTAGAGAAGGGTTGGCGCGTTTTGAGCGTGCTGTTGCTGCCGTTGTTAACGCCAAGTAA
- the rpe gene encoding ribulose-phosphate 3-epimerase — MKEFLIAPSILSADFARLGEEVDAVVAAGADVVHFDVMDNHYVPNLTFGPMICEALRKYGVSAPIDVHLMVSPVDDLISKFADAGASYISFHPEAATHIDRSLQLIIDAGCQPGLVFNPATPLHYLDHVMDKLHHILIMSVNPGFGGQSFIPSTYEKLRQVKERVAQSGQNIRIEIDGGVKVDNIRTIAEAGADMFVAGSAIFNAPDYAQVIKQMRNELAHV; from the coding sequence ATGAAAGAATTTTTAATTGCACCTTCTATTTTGTCGGCAGACTTTGCGCGACTGGGAGAAGAGGTAGATGCGGTGGTAGCAGCAGGCGCTGACGTTGTTCACTTTGACGTGATGGACAACCACTACGTGCCGAATCTTACGTTTGGGCCAATGATATGTGAAGCGCTACGCAAATACGGGGTTAGCGCACCTATTGACGTACATCTGATGGTTTCTCCCGTCGACGATCTTATCAGTAAGTTTGCTGATGCCGGTGCTAGCTATATCAGCTTCCATCCCGAAGCGGCTACGCATATTGATCGCTCACTACAACTTATTATTGATGCGGGATGTCAGCCTGGGCTGGTATTTAATCCTGCTACCCCCTTGCACTATCTTGATCATGTAATGGACAAATTGCACCATATTCTTATCATGTCAGTAAATCCAGGCTTTGGCGGGCAATCATTCATCCCCTCGACTTATGAAAAGCTGCGGCAAGTAAAAGAGCGCGTCGCCCAAAGCGGACAAAATATTCGAATTGAAATTGACGGCGGAGTAAAAGTGGATAACATTCGCACCATAGCGGAAGCTGGTGCTGATATGTTTGTTGCAGGGTCAGCAATATTTAATGCTCCTGATTACGCGCAGGTCATAAAGCAGATGCGCAATGAACTGGCTCACGTCTAA
- the astD gene encoding succinylglutamate-semialdehyde dehydrogenase: MQNTHFINGQWIAGEGHDIQSVDPAKNVVIWEGKSATSPQINAAVSAARHAAPQWAAKSFEERLNIVKKYGELLAENKAQLSKIIARETGKPEWETATEVAAMIGKIGISEKAYHERTGTVENPMPVGQAFIRHKPHGVVAVFGPYNFPGHLPNGHIVPALIAGNTIVFKPSDLTPFVAEEMVKLWAQAGLPDGVLNLVQGEVETGKALASHPGLDGLFFTGSSRTGKLLHEQFAGHPGKILALEMGGNNPLIVKDVADTDAAVHDIVQSAFITSGQRCTCARRLFIPKGEQGDALITRLIEVTNNIKVGDYDADDQPFMGAMISASAAKMMVKAQDELENAGGRVLVRLAQKDETKGFVTPGIIDVTDMLDALPDEEHFGPLVKVIRYDNFDNAIAEANNTRFGLSAGFLGDSEEDYRYFFQRIRAGIVNWNRPITGASSAAPFGGIGESGNHRGSAYYAADYCAYPVASVELDKVTLPGALSPGLTL, from the coding sequence ATGCAAAATACGCACTTTATCAATGGTCAATGGATAGCTGGTGAAGGACACGACATTCAATCTGTTGATCCAGCAAAAAACGTGGTTATCTGGGAAGGTAAATCAGCGACATCCCCGCAAATTAATGCTGCCGTTTCCGCCGCCAGACATGCCGCTCCACAGTGGGCGGCAAAATCTTTTGAAGAACGTTTGAACATCGTCAAGAAATATGGCGAATTACTTGCTGAGAATAAAGCGCAGCTTAGCAAAATTATTGCTCGTGAAACGGGTAAACCTGAATGGGAAACCGCTACCGAAGTTGCTGCTATGATAGGCAAAATCGGTATTTCTGAAAAGGCTTACCATGAACGTACAGGCACAGTGGAAAACCCGATGCCGGTGGGTCAGGCATTTATTCGACATAAACCTCATGGCGTGGTAGCAGTATTTGGCCCCTATAACTTCCCAGGTCATCTTCCTAATGGCCACATTGTTCCTGCCCTGATTGCCGGAAATACTATTGTATTTAAACCCAGCGATCTAACCCCTTTTGTTGCCGAAGAAATGGTGAAACTGTGGGCGCAGGCTGGGTTGCCCGACGGCGTTCTCAATCTGGTTCAAGGTGAAGTCGAAACCGGTAAAGCGCTGGCCTCTCATCCTGGTCTGGACGGCTTATTTTTCACCGGCAGCTCTCGCACCGGCAAACTTCTTCATGAACAATTTGCCGGTCATCCGGGGAAAATTCTGGCGCTGGAAATGGGCGGCAACAATCCGCTTATCGTTAAAGATGTTGCCGACACAGATGCAGCGGTACATGACATTGTACAGTCGGCGTTTATTACGTCGGGACAGCGCTGTACCTGCGCGCGTCGCTTGTTTATCCCCAAAGGAGAACAGGGTGATGCATTAATAACCCGGCTTATTGAAGTCACCAACAATATAAAGGTTGGTGATTATGACGCCGACGATCAGCCGTTTATGGGTGCTATGATTTCTGCTAGTGCGGCGAAAATGATGGTAAAAGCGCAAGATGAGCTTGAAAATGCGGGCGGCAGAGTATTGGTGCGGTTAGCGCAAAAAGATGAAACCAAAGGTTTTGTAACTCCAGGAATTATCGACGTCACAGATATGTTAGACGCGCTGCCAGACGAGGAACACTTTGGTCCGCTGGTAAAAGTCATTCGCTACGATAATTTTGATAATGCCATTGCTGAAGCCAACAACACGCGCTTTGGTTTATCAGCTGGCTTCTTAGGCGACAGCGAAGAAGATTATCGTTACTTCTTTCAACGTATTCGCGCTGGCATTGTTAACTGGAACCGGCCTATCACTGGCGCCAGCAGTGCTGCGCCGTTCGGCGGTATTGGAGAAAGCGGTAATCACAGAGGCAGTGCCTATTATGCAGCAGATTACTGCGCTTATCCGGTGGCCTCTGTAGAACTGGATAAAGTGACGTTGCCTGGCGCATTAAGCCCTGGCCTGACTCTGTAA
- the astA gene encoding arginine N-succinyltransferase, whose amino-acid sequence MKIIRPITAKDYQALHDIAVESGIGFTSLPVNETLLKKKIDRAEASFAKNAMSPGSESYLFVMEDTLTGEVVGTTGIEAAVGLDDAFYHYHLGKVVHASRELNIHNTAEILTFCNDYTGVTEICTLFLREQARGGINGRFLSKVRFLFMMEHRERFSETVIAEMRGVSDDDGRSPFWEWLEEHFFYMDFPTADYLTGIGNKVFIAELMPKYPIYVNLLSKEAQKVIGQVHTKTRPALQLLQEEGFSCRGYVDIFDGGPTVEANLSHIRTAQNSRKLPIVIDDQTAAHGHTCYIINTSIEDFRAVATEMAVSEEQQVAVLSRQAAAALNLSEGDAIRFAPVKFRD is encoded by the coding sequence ATGAAGATTATTCGCCCTATCACAGCGAAGGACTATCAAGCGTTGCATGATATTGCGGTTGAATCTGGCATAGGCTTTACGTCTTTGCCAGTCAACGAAACGCTGTTGAAAAAAAAGATAGACCGAGCTGAAGCGTCATTCGCCAAAAATGCTATGTCGCCTGGTAGCGAGTCATACCTGTTCGTTATGGAAGATACTTTGACAGGTGAAGTTGTCGGTACAACAGGTATTGAAGCTGCTGTCGGTTTGGACGATGCATTTTATCATTATCACTTAGGCAAAGTGGTGCACGCTTCCAGAGAACTTAACATTCATAACACTGCGGAAATCTTAACGTTCTGTAATGACTACACCGGTGTAACAGAAATTTGCACGTTGTTCCTGCGTGAGCAGGCGAGAGGCGGCATCAATGGTCGCTTTCTTTCGAAGGTGCGTTTTTTGTTTATGATGGAACACCGTGAACGGTTTTCAGAAACTGTTATCGCAGAAATGCGAGGCGTGAGTGATGATGATGGACGTTCACCTTTTTGGGAATGGCTGGAAGAGCACTTTTTCTACATGGATTTCCCCACCGCAGATTATTTAACGGGTATTGGCAATAAAGTATTTATTGCCGAACTGATGCCTAAATACCCTATTTACGTAAATCTACTGAGTAAAGAGGCGCAGAAGGTTATTGGTCAGGTACACACCAAAACCCGCCCTGCGCTGCAATTGTTACAGGAAGAGGGTTTCAGTTGCAGAGGCTATGTAGATATTTTTGATGGCGGCCCAACAGTTGAAGCAAATCTGAGCCATATTCGCACTGCGCAAAACAGTCGTAAACTGCCGATAGTCATTGACGATCAGACAGCTGCACATGGACATACCTGCTATATCATCAACACCTCTATCGAGGATTTTCGCGCAGTCGCCACTGAAATGGCGGTGAGTGAGGAACAGCAGGTTGCCGTATTGTCACGTCAGGCCGCAGCAGCGCTCAACCTCTCAGAAGGGGATGCGATTCGCTTTGCCCCCGTTAAATTCAGAGACTAA
- the trpS gene encoding tryptophan--tRNA ligase, whose product MSNKPIVLSGCQPSGQLTLGNYMGALKQWVSMQDDHDCLYMLVDLHAITVRQEPEALTNACLDGLALYLACGIDPQKSTLFVQSHVPEHAQLSWILNCYTQMGELNRMTQFKDKSAKNVSNINAGLFTYPALMAADILLYQANQVPVGDDQKQHLELSRDIATRMNNLYGDIFTIPDPFIPEFGARIMSLQEPTKKMSKSDDNPNNFIGLLEDPKKLAKKIKRAVTDSDEQARVYFDQAEKPGVSNLLTLLSLATGKPITALVPEYEDKMYGHLKGDVADAVVALLEPIQTRFKVLREDRAYLDSVMKEGAEKASARAATTLKQVYNALGFLPKP is encoded by the coding sequence ATGAGTAATAAACCCATAGTATTAAGTGGCTGTCAGCCTTCCGGACAACTTACCCTGGGCAACTATATGGGTGCGCTTAAACAATGGGTCTCCATGCAAGATGACCACGATTGCTTATACATGTTGGTGGATTTACACGCTATTACTGTTCGTCAGGAGCCGGAGGCGTTGACTAACGCCTGTCTCGATGGCTTAGCCCTTTACCTGGCCTGCGGAATTGATCCGCAAAAAAGCACGCTGTTCGTGCAATCTCATGTGCCAGAACATGCACAGCTATCCTGGATCCTCAATTGCTACACGCAGATGGGCGAGCTAAACCGCATGACGCAGTTCAAAGATAAGTCAGCGAAAAATGTCAGCAACATCAACGCCGGGCTTTTTACCTATCCAGCCTTAATGGCGGCCGATATTTTACTTTATCAAGCGAATCAGGTTCCGGTGGGTGACGATCAAAAGCAGCATCTGGAGCTATCGCGGGATATCGCGACTCGAATGAACAATCTTTACGGCGACATTTTCACTATTCCCGATCCTTTTATTCCTGAGTTTGGCGCACGTATCATGAGCCTGCAGGAACCGACAAAAAAAATGTCAAAATCTGATGACAACCCAAATAACTTTATCGGGCTGTTAGAAGATCCTAAAAAGCTGGCGAAGAAAATTAAACGTGCGGTCACCGACTCTGACGAACAGGCACGCGTCTACTTTGACCAGGCGGAAAAACCCGGTGTATCGAATTTACTGACGTTGCTTTCGCTTGCCACAGGTAAGCCCATTACTGCGCTGGTTCCTGAGTACGAAGATAAAATGTATGGTCATCTAAAAGGTGATGTCGCTGACGCAGTTGTTGCCCTGCTTGAACCTATCCAAACGCGTTTTAAGGTTCTGCGTGAAGACCGCGCTTATCTGGACAGCGTAATGAAAGAAGGGGCTGAAAAAGCTTCTGCGCGAGCAGCTACCACATTAAAGCAGGTGTATAATGCTTTAGGATTTCTGCCTAAACCTTAA
- the parC gene encoding DNA topoisomerase IV subunit A encodes MSDQITINRDGIEQLPLRRFTEDAYLNYSMYVIMDRALPHVADGLKPVQRRIIYAMSELGLSAAAKYKKSARTVGDVLGKFHPHGDSACYEAMVLMAQPFSYRYPLVDGQGNWGAPDDPKSFAAMRYTEARLSKFSEILLNEAALGTVDWIPNFDGTLKEPKILPARLPHILLNGVTGIAVGMATDIPPHNVREVANACAKLLDNNRTELAELLEIVQGPDYPTDAEIITPRADIAKLYETGRGSIKMRAVYHEESGDIVITALPHQASGGKILEQIAGQMQAKKLPMVSDLRDESDHENPTRLVITPRSNRVDVEQLMQHLFATTDLEKSYRVNLNMIGLDGRPKVKDLRTILSEWLVYRKDTVTRRLQFRLDKVLARLHILEGLMIAFLNIDEVIEIIRTYEQPKAELMSRFSLSDKQAEAILELKLRHLAKLEEMKIRGEQNELEEERAKLETLLGSDRRLKSLIKKEILEDAEKYGDDRRSPIVERGESRALSEKELIPSEAVTVVLSEKGWARCAKGHDVDAQALSYKAGDSYQVSATGRSNQPVVFLDSSGRAFSCDAHSLPSARSQGEPLTGRFSIVGGEHFAHVLMGGDNQKYLMASDAGYGFVGTFADMVSKNKAGKAYLSLPTGAKVLTPQRVGDMASDWCMSISIDGRMLLFPIRDLPSLGKGKGNKIINIPSAKAQSREEYVKVIAVVPAGASVKIVAGKRAMTLSPSDLEHYQGERGRRGNKLPRGLQRVDEISVIKSQISSESSESSDDDINL; translated from the coding sequence ATGAGCGACCAGATCACCATCAATCGAGACGGAATTGAACAATTGCCGTTAAGGCGTTTCACCGAAGACGCCTATCTGAACTATTCTATGTACGTCATCATGGATCGGGCTCTGCCTCATGTGGCTGACGGCCTTAAACCCGTGCAGCGACGTATCATCTACGCTATGTCTGAACTTGGCTTAAGCGCTGCTGCCAAGTATAAAAAGTCGGCCCGGACAGTAGGTGACGTGCTCGGTAAGTTCCACCCCCACGGCGATTCAGCTTGTTATGAAGCTATGGTGCTGATGGCGCAGCCATTTTCTTACCGATATCCCTTAGTAGACGGACAAGGCAACTGGGGAGCACCAGACGATCCCAAGTCTTTTGCGGCCATGCGTTACACCGAAGCGCGGTTGTCGAAATTCAGCGAAATTCTGCTTAACGAAGCTGCCCTGGGAACGGTGGATTGGATACCTAACTTTGACGGCACGCTAAAAGAGCCAAAAATTTTGCCCGCGCGCCTGCCCCACATTCTGCTGAACGGCGTAACGGGAATTGCAGTGGGCATGGCTACAGATATTCCTCCGCACAACGTTCGGGAAGTGGCAAATGCCTGCGCAAAATTACTGGATAACAATCGTACCGAATTAGCCGAGCTTCTTGAAATTGTACAGGGGCCAGATTACCCCACAGATGCAGAAATCATTACTCCTCGAGCGGATATAGCTAAGCTTTACGAAACCGGACGCGGCTCAATAAAAATGCGTGCGGTTTATCATGAAGAAAGTGGCGATATCGTAATTACGGCGTTACCGCACCAAGCTTCTGGTGGCAAGATTCTCGAACAGATTGCCGGTCAAATGCAGGCCAAAAAGCTGCCCATGGTAAGTGATTTACGTGACGAATCCGATCACGAAAACCCGACGCGTCTGGTGATAACCCCACGCTCCAATCGGGTGGATGTTGAGCAGCTCATGCAGCATCTGTTTGCCACCACTGACCTTGAAAAGAGCTATCGGGTTAACCTGAATATGATTGGGCTGGACGGACGGCCGAAAGTCAAAGATTTACGCACTATTTTATCTGAATGGCTGGTGTATCGAAAAGATACCGTTACCCGCCGCTTACAGTTCCGGTTGGACAAAGTGCTTGCGCGGCTTCATATTCTTGAAGGTCTAATGATCGCATTTCTCAACATTGATGAAGTGATTGAGATTATTCGAACCTATGAACAGCCTAAAGCGGAGTTAATGAGCCGATTTTCATTGTCGGATAAGCAAGCGGAAGCAATTCTTGAGTTGAAATTGCGACACTTGGCAAAGCTTGAAGAGATGAAGATCAGAGGCGAACAGAATGAACTGGAAGAAGAGCGTGCTAAGCTGGAAACGCTGCTCGGCTCTGACCGCCGTCTTAAAAGCTTAATCAAAAAAGAAATTTTGGAAGACGCCGAAAAATACGGTGACGATCGCCGCTCACCGATAGTGGAACGTGGTGAGTCTAGAGCGCTTTCAGAAAAGGAGTTAATTCCTTCTGAAGCCGTGACAGTCGTGTTGTCGGAGAAAGGTTGGGCACGTTGCGCTAAAGGTCACGACGTAGACGCACAAGCACTGAGTTATAAAGCGGGCGACAGTTATCAGGTCAGCGCGACGGGCCGCAGTAATCAGCCTGTCGTGTTTTTAGACAGCTCTGGACGAGCATTTTCCTGCGATGCTCACAGCCTGCCATCGGCCAGAAGTCAGGGCGAACCACTGACAGGACGCTTCAGCATTGTAGGGGGAGAGCACTTTGCCCACGTGTTGATGGGGGGCGATAACCAGAAGTATCTTATGGCTTCTGATGCAGGCTACGGATTTGTCGGAACTTTTGCTGATATGGTTAGCAAGAATAAGGCGGGTAAAGCTTATCTATCTTTGCCTACGGGAGCGAAGGTCTTAACGCCACAGCGGGTGGGAGATATGGCCTCGGACTGGTGTATGTCTATTTCTATTGATGGGCGTATGTTGCTGTTCCCTATAAGAGATTTGCCGAGCCTGGGCAAAGGTAAAGGAAACAAAATTATTAATATACCTTCAGCAAAAGCGCAGTCACGGGAGGAATATGTCAAAGTTATTGCGGTTGTGCCTGCAGGGGCGTCTGTGAAGATAGTTGCAGGTAAACGTGCGATGACGCTAAGTCCCTCTGATCTTGAGCACTATCAGGGAGAAAGAGGGAGACGCGGAAATAAGCTTCCTCGAGGATTACAGCGTGTGGATGAAATTTCAGTTATCAAGTCGCAAATTTCTTCAGAATCATCTGAATCCTCAGACGACGATATAAACCTCTAG
- a CDS encoding GFA family protein, producing MTEKHRYSGSCHCGDVTFEVQCANDIEVDECNCSICKKSGYLHLIVPKRDFQLLSGESNLACYTFNTKVAKHYFCRTCGIKSFYIPRSNPDGVSVNARCLDDPAPNLKIVSFDGAHWEEHAHKLAHKSK from the coding sequence ATGACTGAAAAACACCGTTATTCTGGAAGTTGCCACTGTGGTGACGTTACCTTTGAAGTGCAATGTGCAAACGATATTGAGGTAGACGAATGTAACTGCTCGATTTGTAAGAAGTCGGGATATTTGCACCTAATTGTGCCAAAGCGTGATTTTCAATTGCTAAGCGGTGAATCAAATTTAGCCTGTTACACTTTCAACACTAAAGTGGCTAAACATTATTTTTGCCGTACTTGCGGCATAAAATCGTTTTATATTCCCCGGTCTAACCCAGATGGTGTAAGCGTAAACGCGAGATGCCTGGACGATCCGGCGCCGAACTTGAAAATAGTGTCTTTTGACGGCGCACATTGGGAGGAACACGCGCACAAGCTGGCGCATAAGAGCAAGTAA
- a CDS encoding anthranilate synthase component II produces the protein MLLLIDNFDSFTHNLARYFVELGAQVEVVRNNQISLSDIEHLAPAQLVISPGPCTPTDAGISLAAIKHFAGTVPLLGVCLGHQAIGQAFGGKVIGAKEIRHGKVSQIVHRQQQLFKALPTPFNATRYHSLVVEPTTLPSCFKVDAWCEHQHGYQEIMAISHCDFPLWGVQFHPESLLTEHGHGLLENFLLLSDSYNAARV, from the coding sequence GTGTTGTTACTGATTGATAATTTTGATTCCTTTACACATAACCTGGCGCGCTATTTTGTTGAGCTGGGTGCGCAAGTAGAGGTTGTACGAAATAATCAGATTTCGTTATCGGATATTGAGCATCTGGCCCCAGCACAACTGGTGATTTCTCCGGGTCCTTGCACGCCAACTGATGCAGGAATTAGCTTAGCGGCGATTAAACATTTTGCCGGGACGGTTCCGCTACTAGGTGTGTGCTTGGGCCATCAGGCAATTGGACAGGCTTTTGGCGGTAAAGTGATTGGTGCTAAAGAAATCCGACATGGAAAAGTTTCACAGATAGTACACCGCCAGCAACAGCTGTTTAAGGCGTTGCCAACACCCTTCAACGCCACTCGCTATCACTCTCTGGTTGTTGAGCCCACCACCCTTCCCTCATGTTTTAAGGTAGATGCCTGGTGTGAGCACCAACATGGGTATCAGGAGATTATGGCGATCAGCCACTGCGACTTTCCTTTATGGGGCGTACAGTTTCATCCTGAATCCCTGTTAACCGAACACGGTCATGGACTGCTGGAGAACTTCCTGCTTTTGTCTGATAGCTACAATGCAGCACGGGTATAA
- a CDS encoding DUF1338 domain-containing protein: MHNDIDALYSNMWKDYVSITPSAHKIHALLVSEEDGEEIVNDHVAFRTFDLDKTSLDKLAAHFLNLGYEAKGDYNFEAKKLTAKHFEHPDDTKPKVFISELRVKELSDQAQNIIQKLVDQMDEDVVTADNFLYSGRHWDVSKQDYDTLLSESEYAAWLAAWGFRANHFTVSVNHLGQTNELAEVNSLLKDAGVVLNTSGGEIKGGESVYLAQSSTMADRAEVSFSDETVAIPSCFYEFAQRYKLPEGKLYQGFVAASADKIFESTNAKG; this comes from the coding sequence ATGCATAATGATATTGATGCACTGTATAGCAACATGTGGAAGGATTACGTGTCTATTACGCCTTCCGCTCACAAAATTCACGCTTTGCTGGTTAGTGAAGAAGATGGTGAAGAAATCGTTAATGATCATGTAGCGTTTCGCACCTTTGATTTAGACAAAACCTCGTTAGATAAGTTGGCGGCGCACTTTTTAAACCTGGGTTACGAAGCGAAAGGCGACTACAACTTTGAAGCTAAAAAGCTCACTGCTAAGCATTTTGAGCATCCTGATGACACCAAGCCAAAAGTCTTTATCAGCGAGTTGCGGGTAAAAGAACTTTCTGATCAAGCGCAGAATATTATTCAAAAGCTGGTTGATCAGATGGATGAAGATGTGGTCACCGCAGATAACTTTCTTTATTCAGGTCGTCATTGGGATGTATCCAAGCAAGACTATGACACCTTGCTGAGTGAATCTGAATATGCGGCGTGGTTAGCGGCCTGGGGTTTTAGAGCCAATCATTTTACCGTCAGCGTGAACCATTTAGGACAAACCAATGAATTGGCCGAAGTGAATTCACTTTTAAAAGACGCCGGCGTTGTATTGAATACTTCCGGTGGTGAAATTAAAGGTGGTGAATCGGTATATCTGGCGCAGTCTTCTACGATGGCTGACCGTGCTGAGGTGAGTTTTTCTGATGAAACAGTGGCTATTCCCAGCTGCTTTTATGAATTTGCCCAGCGCTATAAGTTGCCGGAAGGTAAGCTGTACCAGGGCTTTGTCGCCGCTTCGGCAGATAAAATCTTTGAAAGTACGAATGCTAAAGGGTAA